AGCCGACCACGGCGTGCTTCGAGGCAGAATAGACGGACAAGCTTGGCAGGCCGACCAGCCCCGCAGCGGATGCCGTGTTGACGATCGTTCCACCGCCCTGGCGCAGCATGACCGCGATCTGCGCGCGCATGCCATGAAAGACGCCCCAAAAGTTGACATCCATGACTTGTCGCGCGGATGCTTCATCAGATTCGGCCAGTTCGGCAGGTGTGCCACCAACGCCGGCATTGTTGTGCGCGCAATCCAGGCGACCGAACCGCTCGACGGTGGCAGCCACCGCCGCCGCCACGCTTGACCCGTCGGTTACGTCCACGGTCATGGTCGCGACCGCGCCGCCGATCTCCTCGATCAGGCCGGCGGTTTCCATAAGACCGCTCTCGTTCATATCGACGATCATCACGCTAGCTCCGGCGCGCGCAAAAGCGCACGCGCTCGCGCGCCCGATACCGCTGCCGGCCCCGGTGATGAACGCTACCTTGCCTGCAATATCCATGGTCTTATCCTCTCTCATTTTGTATCAACTTTGCCGGGCTGTTCATGCCGGTGCGATCGTTCCGGGGGCCAGACCGATCGGGTACTGGCCCTTGGGGGCGCTACCATTTGACGCTGAAGGTCACGCCATAGGTGATCGGCTTGGCAGCCTGCCGGTAGGTGGTGTCGAGGCCGCGAAAGAGGCCCTGAATATAATATTTGTTGGTCAGGTTGTGGACCCAGCCCTGAAGGCGCCAGGAGTCGTCGCTAGCCGCGACGCCGAAACGCGCATCCAGCACAACATAGGATGGAATCGTGTAGGTCGGATCGACAGGAACGTTCGTTTCATTGAAGAAGGTGGCGTTGGTAGTCGATTGGAACCGGCTACTGAGACCCACGAACAATCCGTGCCGCTGCCCGGCAGCCCAATTATACTGGACATCGCCCACCCCCGTCCAGCGGGGCGTGTTGGGGAAGGCTGAACCGGCATAATTCTCCAGTGCGGGAGAGGCATAGCCGAACCCGGTAAACTCGCGGATGCGGCTGTTCACATAGCTTCCGCCCAGGGTAACATCGAGGCCACGGAAGGGTCGTGCCGTGAGGTCCGCCTCGATACCCCAAATGCGCGATTTCGGGATGTTGACGAGGGCTTCGATCAAACCAAAGGGCACGACATTAATGCGGCCACGCAGTTGCTTGTTGTCATAGTCATAATAGAAGGCGGCAGCGTTGAGTTGCACTTTGCGCCCGAACAGCGGCGTCTTGAAACCGACCTCATAGGCCAGCAGGCTCTCCTGCGTGATCGGCGCCAACTGAGCG
This genomic stretch from Sphingomonas panacis harbors:
- a CDS encoding glucose 1-dehydrogenase, whose protein sequence is MDIAGKVAFITGAGSGIGRASACAFARAGASVMIVDMNESGLMETAGLIEEIGGAVATMTVDVTDGSSVAAAVAATVERFGRLDCAHNNAGVGGTPAELAESDEASARQVMDVNFWGVFHGMRAQIAVMLRQGGGTIVNTASAAGLVGLPSLSVYSASKHAVVGLTKTAALEYATRGIRINSVCPGVIETPMSTPLFEVPGLHAAMAAVHPIGRFGLPTEIADAVLWLSSSASSFVVGASIAIDGGSTAQ